Within Treponema primitia ZAS-1, the genomic segment ACCGGAGTTCTTGGTTCCCTAGGGGGAGCCTTTTTGAAGGGGAGAAAGATGGGTTTTAACTTAACCAATGTAGATTACCAGGAATTTTTGGAAAAGAAAGAATATATTGGCAATGCCCGGATCAGGCCCGATGACATGAATATTTTTGAATGGCTGTCTGTGGCAGATGCTGATATGAAGAAAACTCCGGAGGGGCAGCAGCTTATCGCCGCCTTACAATCCGTTGATGACTAAAGCAAGCAGACACATGCATTGTTTGGCAGCCTTGGCTTGGTATAGATCCTTCCAGCTTCCCACTATGAGCAGGAAGTATGAGCAAAACCCCAAAATTCAGGAGATTCCAAGATGTGTCAGGAGGATTCTGGTACCGGATGTTGACAAAAAAAGAGAGTTTTCCTATAGTAAAAATGTATTATTTTCCTTAATTGGATGCTAGTGACACAGAGTGGACTAAAACTCTGGATCTGCTCGTGGGGGTTCGAATCCTCCCTGGGGAAGATATTTTACTTTAAACCAAATTGAGGATTCGAACCCGGAGCACCCGCCGACCAACGGGAGGAAAAGCCGCCAGGATGGCGGCGTAAGGGTGTGGAGGCGCCTGTAGGGAAGCAACAGGATGTTGCTGACCGGAAGGTCGAATCCTCCCTGGGGAAATTAGTAAGTCATTATAGGGTAAAGAGTTATATTAAGAACCTCTGGAACGTATTCAATTTCTTTTCTGCTGTACCCACTGGCTGGACGTAGTGTTCTGCGTACCCTATAACATTTCCTGGTAGGCCTTGTAATAGGCTTCCCGGCGGTAATTGTTCAGGGCGTCCGTAATTTGAGAGCGTATCTCCGGATCTTTCAGGGCTTCCACCGCCTCAGTGCTGTACCGGTCTCCGGCCAGTTCTATGAGTTCATTCATGATAAAGTCCGCAGTACGGTTGATTTGATAGCTCCGGCCTATGGTATCCGTGGCGGCGTCAATACAATCCGCTATGGTGCAAATATCGATCATAAACTGGTAGGGGGAAGTGGTGTTGTCAAAATCAGGGGGATAGCCCCGCTTGCCGTTATGGTCCTTATGATGACCCCGCACTACATCGGGGATGCTGCCGTAGATTTCCTTGTCAAGGAACTTAAAGCCCCCGCCGGGATGCCGCTTTATCATGCCGAACTCATTGTCCGTCAGACGGCGGGAGGTAACCGAGACTGCCTGTATGTAGGATATCTTGCCGACATCGTGGGCCATGCCGGCCAGGTTTGCCTCTTCCAGTATTTCTTCTTCCAGGGCGACAACCTCCTCGGCGGTTTTTGCCCCCCGCATATTGATGAGCTTTGCCGGATCGTGGTCGATGAAGTACTTGGTGATCAGGGTTATCATCCTGGCGACCATCATGGAATGGACATAGGTGGGCAGGTGGTTGTGGGTGGTGGTTTTGAGGATCAGGTCGATATACTCCCGGCGGTTTTGTATATCCAGGGCGTTATCCATGACACACTGGAGTTCATCCCCCATGGCTTCAATCACACTGAGGTCCACCAGGGAAATACCCCGCAGGAATTTAAACAGGGCCAGCGCTACCCCCGGGAGCTCCTCATGGCTGCTGGAAATTCTGTTCAGGTACCGGGCAAGGAGGGCGCTGCAGGTTATCACCACGTTGATCCGGTTATTGGTGACTACAAAATCCCGGGGAGGGTCCTGCCACTCAAATTGAACTGCCAGGCAGTCACGGAGTATGTCGAGGTATTGTTCCATGGTGATATGGCCGGTGTGGAAGGCGGAAACGGCGTAGCAGGCTATGGTCATGCCGTTTTCTTTTTCTGTTTTTTTAGTCTCCTCCCCTATAACAGCCCTCCGCTTTTCCCGGTCCGAACCATGCAGTATCCCCAGCTCCCGGCTGTCAAAACCCTGAACCAGGACCTGGTAATTTCGTTCCGCCAGATCTTCGTCTATGGGTTTGCCGACCCCGAACTCCAAATGGCTTCCAACCCAACCCTGCAGCTTATAGACCTTATTCGTCAATTCGTCCCAGGGAAAATCCGGGTCCAGACTGCGCACATCCTGCCGGGCATAGAACAAAACGGCCTTATCCACGGTGTCAAAAAACTCCCGGTATGATCCGTAATTGAACAAACAGGCTGTCAGGCCGCGGTAGGCCGCAACGGCGTAATACCGGGTTTTTTTATCTTTTATAGAAACATAGTCCCCGGCTAAATCCAATACCCGGTGCATGGCTTCGATAGCCTCGGCGGTGAACATAATGCCGTTCAGGTAATGACAGATTTCCCCAATTATGTACTGGCATTGCAGCTCCCGCTCGATCTTTCCTGTAGCCTGGGCATTTACAGCCAGGGCCTTGAAGAGCTCCAGGGCCAGAAACTGATCCACGCTTTTACCCTCATCTCCCAAATAGGGAACCGAATAGAGCCGGCAGGCAAATGCAAAAAGCTCATCCGCCTCGGCTTCCGCAAGGGCGGCGGGATCGGCGAATACCGGTTTAAGATTTTCGTCAATAAAGGTGTTATTTTCAACCATGATGATACGGCATTTTCCCGTCCGTTCGATCATGGTCTTAATTATTTCGTCCGCGTTTAGTCCCCTGGGCAATTTTTCATTGGTCAGGCGGGTATAGGTTTCTGCGTTTTCAATAAAATGATCCTGAATTTCTTTGTGTATCAATCTAAGGTTCTCCCCTATATCCTGAATATATCACAGAAAAAACCAATTTTACAGATTTTCAACCAACTATATCAGCCCCGGAGTTAATTTGTCAACGCGCGCCGGTATGCAAAATTAAAATCCCCCTTGCACAAGCGCCCCTCGGGTGTTACCGTAATGACTAATCCTGAAATGTGAGGCAATGTAAATGGCCGGATATTTCATTAAGCGAATCTTACTTGCCTTGGCAACCCTGCTTCTGGTGATATGCCTGACCTTTATTCTGATGAATACCGTCCCCGGGGGGCCGTTTCTGGGAGAAAAGGCTATTTCGGCCCGAGTTTTGGCGGAACTTGAGGCGAAATACGGCCTGGATAAGCCACTTCCGGTACAGTTAAAGAACTATGTCCTCGGCCTCCTCCGGGGGGACATGGGGGTTTCCTTAAAAATGCAGAAAAATAGGCCGGTCCGGATCATTATTGGGGAGATGTTTCCTGTTTCGGCGAAGATTGGGGCCATTGCCCTGCTCTGGGCGACCATTGTGGGGATTAGCCTGGGGTGCTTAGCGGCGTATACCCGGGGAAGGTGGGAGGACAGCCTGCTCCAGGTTGTTACCACCCTGGGGGTGGCCTTCCCGGTCTTTGTCAGCGCCACGGCGCTGCTGGTTCTCTTTGCCGGGGGGGTGTTTCATGTTTTCCCAAGCTCCGGTATTAGCCGGGGGCCTATCAGCTATGTGCTTCCCTGTTTTACCCTGGGGCTCACCCCCATGTGCTCCATTGCCCGGTATACCCGGTCTTCTATGCTGGATGTGCTTAATAAGGAATACATTAAGACCGTCCGGGCTTACGGGCACCCGGTTTCGCACCTGATCTTCAAACACGCCCTCAGGAATGCCCTGATCCCGGTGGTTACCTACATGGGCCCCCTCATCGCGGCGGTGCTGACCGGCACCTTTGTGGTGGAGAGCGTCTTTAACATCCCTGGTCTGGGTCGTTACTTTATCCAGAGCATACAAAACCGGGACTACCCGCTGATCATGGGAACCACCATCTTCTTTGCCGCCCTGGTTATCCTGATGAGCGTCCTGGTTGACCTGATCTACAAGATCATCGATCCCCGGATCCAGTTTTCCAACGAGGCCGGCTGATGGAAGCCCTGGACTTTACCCCTGCCACCAGGGAAGAAAAGGAAGCCTTTACCCCCCAGCATAAAAGCGTTTCCTACTGGGAGGATGCCTGGAGGCGGTTGAAGAAGAACCATGTCGCCATGGTTTCCCTTGGGGTTATCATCTTCCTCATAGTTTTCGCCTATGCCGGGCCTCTTTTCGTGGCCTATACCTACGATGAGCAGGTGCGGGGCAGTGAAAACCTGGCGCCCCTCGCCAATTCTCCCCTTGAACTGGAAAAGATTGCAAAGGGCGAAGGGGTCTTTCCCCACGTCTTCGGGACCGATACCCTGGGCAGGGATATTTTTGTCAGGGTTATGTTCGGAACCCGGGTGTCCATGCTCATTGGGGTTATGGCGGCGATACTGACCCTGCTTATCGGGGTGGTCTACGGATCAATCTCGGGCTTCATAGGGGGGCGGACGGATCTGGTGATGATGCGTATCGTGGACATCATCTATTCGGTTCCCGATGTGCTCGTCGTATTACTGCTGGCAGTAACCCTGAAGCCCCTGCTCAGTTCCTTCGCGGACGCTAACCAGACTAACCTTATGGGGCGCCTGGTCATTTCCCTGGGGCCCAGCATTATCGCTATTTTTATCGCCTTTGCCCTGCTGTACTGGACCACCCTGGCCCGGATAGTCCGGGGGCAGATACTCCAGCTCAAACAGCAGGAGTACGTCATCGCCGCGGTTGCCCTGGGGGCGCGGGATTCGCGGATCATCCTGAAGCATCTGCTTCCCAACTGCGTAGGTTCCCTGGTGGCAGCCACCTGCCTTCAGATACCCATCGCCATCTTCCTGGAATCCTTCCTTTCCTTCCTGGGCCTCGGGGTAAACGCCCCCATGACCAGCCTGGGATCCCTTTCAGCGGACGCCCTGGGGGGAATGTACACCTATACGTACCGGCTTATCATTCCGGCACTGATACTGTGCCTTTTGATCCTCTCCTTTAATCTTTTTGGCGACGGACTGCGGGATGCCTTGGATCCCCGGCTCAAGAAATAGGGGGGGCGGTATGGTGGAAGATACCTTGCTTGATGTCCATGATTTACAGGTTTCCTTCTTTACCCCCGTGGGGGAGGTGAAGGCCGTGGGGGGCATAAGCTATATCCTCAAATACGGTGAGGTCATGGGCATTGTGGGCGAATCCGGATCCGGCAAAAGCGTGGAGGCCTATTCGATTCTGGGCATCCTGGATTCCCCGGGAAAGGTCGTGGGCGGGTCCATCAATTTCGAAGGCCGGGACCTGTTGGGCTATTCGGCGAAGGAAATGGAGACGATCCGGGGCAACCGGATGAGCATGATCTTCCAGAACCCCATGGAAAGCCTTAACCCGGTGTATACCATCGGAAACCAGTTGATAGATGTACTGCGTATCCACTCGGCGGATACGGCAAAGGGAACGGCGAAAATTTCCGTCCAGGCCGCACGGGAACGGGCCATTGAGATGCTCCGCCTGGTGGGCATTACCCACCCAGAACAGCGGATGGGCCAGTACCCCTACGAACTTTCCGGGGGTATGCGCCAGCGGGTGATGATCGCCATGGCCCTGCTCTGCGAGCCCCAGCTGCTCATCGCCGACGAGCCGACTACCGCCCTGGACGTTACCATCCAGGCCCAGATACTGGAGCTGATGAAGGACATCAAGGAAAAAACCCGGATGGCCGTGATCTTCATCACCCACAACCTGGCGGTGATCGCCGAAATCTGTGACACCGTTCTGGTGATGTACGGCGGGCATATCGCCGAGCAGGGCACGGTGGAGGATATCTTCTACGCCCCCGCCCACCCCTATACCAGGGGCCTCCTCAGGTCCATGCCCCGCATCGATGCGGAGGAGGCCACGCGGCTGATCCCCATTGAGGGGACCCCCATCAATATGCTGGATCCGAACCCGGGCTGCCCCTTTGCGCCCCGCTGTGAAAGCTGTATGCGTATCTGTATCCAGCAGCTGCCTCCGGAGACAGTACTTGATTCCCCGCCCGGTTCACCGCCCCTGCGGGAACACCGGGTCGCCTGCTGGCTGCCAATCCAGGAGCGATCCCTGCAAGGGCAGAAGGAGCCGCAACCATGACCCGGCTTATAGAACTGGAAAACCTGAAAAAGCGGTTCCGCGTCAAAGAAGCCTGGGGCAAAGTCCGGTACATTCACGCCGTGGAAAACGTGCCCCTGTATATTGACCAGGGGGAAACCTTAGGCCTGGTGGGAGAATCGGGCTGCGGCAAGACCACCCTGGGGCGGACCATCCTGCGGCTCCACGAACCAAGCTCGGGGAAAATCTTCTTCCGGGGCCAGGACATTACCCATGCGGATATGCTTCCTTATAGAAGGAAGATGCAGATCATCTTTCAGGACCCCTCATCCTCTCTCAATCCCCGGATGACCGTGGGTGAAATTGTGGGGGAACCGATCGACATCCACCACCTGGCAGCTTCCAAGGCAGAGCGGAAGGATCGGATCAACTACCTCCTCTCCCGGGTGGGCCTGAACAGCGAGCACGCCAACCGCTATCCCCACGAATTTTCCGGCGGCCAGCAGCAGCGGATCGGCATAGCCCGTGCCCTGGCGGTGGAGCCCGAGTTTATTGTCTGCGACGAGCCCGTATCCGCCCTGGACGTGTCCATCCAGTCCCAGATTGTGAACATGCTTGAGGATATGCAGCGGGAACTGGGACTGACCTACCTCTTTATCGCCCACGACATATCGGTGGTGCGCCACATTTCCCGGCGCATCGCCGTGATGTACCTGGGCAACCTGGTAGAGCTGGCGGACAGCAATGAGCTGTACAAAAACCCCCTGCACCCCTACACCAAAACCCTGCTCCAGGCGGTTCCCATACCGGACCCGCGGATCACCCGTTCCCGGCAGCGGATCATCCTGAACGGGGAAATCCCGAGCCCCATGGACCTCCCCCCGGGCTGCCGGTTCAGTACCCTCTGCCCCAACGCCATGAAACGCTGCTCCGAAACAGCGCCCGTGTTGACCGAAGCTGCCCCGGGACACCAGGCCGCCTGCCACCTGTTCGCTTAAACCGCCCGGCTGTTCGGCTTTATAGGCGGCCATTCATTCCATAAACCTAATTTGGGAATTAATTCTGGAAGTCTGGCCGCTGGCCGGCTTGTCCGGGCGGAAATTGGGAAGTATACTTAATCCAGAAAAGCAGACGGAGGAGATACATGGAATTACAATACACCTACTGGCAAGAAGATGATGGGTGGTATATCGGATACTTTGACAATTTTCCCGATCACCCAACCCAGGGACAGACGATTGAAGAACTGGAACTCATGCTCAAGGACTTATACGATTGTTTGGAACTCTCCAAATATCACAAAGCAAAATTATTTATTGCATGAAAAGGGTGGATTTAATTAAAGTCATTACCAATAATGGCGCTGTATTTGTCCGCCATGGAGGCGGTCATGACGTTTATAAGCAGCCCAAAACCGGGAAACAGGATGCTATTCCCCGGCACACGGAAATCAAAGAATACGTAGCCAAAAGCATCATCAAGAATTTGTCCTAAGGCGAGCCGGCAGCCCCCTCCTCCCCAAACGGCGCCTTCGGTTTCCAGTCACCGTTGCGCTACTTCGGTGTTCAGTATCTTTATTCATTTGGAATATTCTGATACTATTCTCTTAGCTTTCTAAAATCCAATAAAGAAGCATATTTATTTTTCAAGGAGGTATTTTTATGAAAAAAAATAGTATACTGCCGGTTCTGTTGGTTCTGGTAACGGCCTTGGTTGTTACCGGCTGCGGCGGCAAAAAACCGGCTGCTGCGGCCGGTGGGACCCAAATGACCATCGTGGTCGGGTCCGAACCGAACACCATCGATCCTGCGCTGAATTCAGCGGTAGACGGGGCTATCTATCTGGTGCAGAGCTTTGAAGGGCTCTACAAGTATGAAGATAACGGGAAGGGCAACGCCGCCCTGGTCCCCGGCCAGGCCGAAAGCGCGCCGGAGAAAACGGTAAACCCCGACGGGTCCGTTACTTACCTGTTTAAGCTGCGGAACAACCTGAAGTGGTCCGATGGTCAGGCCTTTACCGCCAAGGACTTTGTCTACGGCTGGCAGCGCCTGGTGGACCCCGATACCGCTGCGGACTATAACTACATGATTGATATGGTTAAAAACGCCAACGAGATAATGGAAGGGGAGCTTGATAAAAGCCAGCTGGGCATCCGGGCAATCGACGACCGGACCCTGGAAATTATCCTGACCTATGACTGCCCCTATTTCTTTGAAATCGCCGCCTTCCCCGCGGCCTTCCCGGTCCGGGCCGATGTTATTGCAAAAGCGGCGGATCAGTGGACCTTCAGTCCCGCTACCTACATTGGAAACGGTCCCTACCGCCTGAAGGAATGGGTCCACAACAGTTATCTTCTCTACGAAAAAAACCCCAACTATTACGAACCGGTCATCGGCCCGGACACCCTCCGCTTTGCCCTGATGGACGATGATAACGCCATACTGTCAGGTTTCCGCAGCGGGGACATTGACTTTGCGGAGAATCCGCCGGTGGACGAAATCCCCACCCTGCTTTCTTCGGGCGATTTATCCGTGGCGGATTATCTGGGTACCTATTTTGTTACCTTTAACAACCAGAAGGCGCCCTTTAACGATGCCCGGGTTAGGAGGGCCTTCTCCCTGGCCATCGACCGGAACTATCTGGTCGACCAGATCAGCCGTACCGGAGAAAAACCCGCCGCCGGCTTCGTTCCCTCGGGCATTTCCGACGCCGCCGGTCCCGGAAGCGATTTCCGCGAAGTTGGCAAGGACTATTACAGCATAAATTCTGCGGATTACAACAGTAATAGTGCGGAGGCGAAACGGCTCCTGGCGGAAGCGGGGTATCCCGAAGGCAGGGGGTTCCCGGTGGTGGAATACCTTTACAACACCAGCGACCAGCACCGCGCCATTGGCGAAGCCATGCAGAATATGTGGCGTACCGTTCTGGGGGTCAACGTAACCTTAAGCAATCAGGATTGGGCGGTCTTCATTGATAACCGCAAGCTCGGTAACTATATCTTTGCCCGGCACGGCTGGATCGCGGATTACAACGACCCCATCTCCTTCCTGGACTTATTTGTCACCGGGGGCGGCAACAACGATCCCCAGTATTCAAACTCCCGGTACGACGCGCTTGTAGCCGCCGCCAAGGCTACATCGGTTCCCGAGGAACGGTTTCGCTTTATGCACCAGGCGGAGGACATCTTCATGAAGGAAGACGCCGCGGTTGCGCCGATCTATTTCTACACCCAGCCCTACCTGTCAAAGCCCGGTATCAAGGGTCTGTATTACACCCCCCTGGGATTCTTCTTCTATAAAAACGTGACGGGTCTATAAGCTTCTGAATCTTTTTGGGAAATATGAGGTAAGTCCTTGTAATACAAAGACTTACCTCATTCTTTTAAAATAAGCTATACATTAAGGCTCTTTACCCATGCGGCCAAATCATCCTTAGAGGGCTTGCCGTTGAGCAATTTGCCTTCTTTCCAGAGAGCGGCGCCGGAAACGGAAGTTTGCAGCTTTTCTTTCGTCTTGCCCAATCCGCTGCTGCCGGATGTTGCAAAGGGCACAATCGTCTTTCCTGAAAAATCATAGCTTTCCAAAAACGTGTTAATGATGGTTGGGGCCACATACCACCAAATTGGGAAGCCCACAAATACAACATCATATGCCGCAATATTGGCATTTTTATCCGCAAGCGCCGGGCGGGATGATGGGCCTTTCATTTCTATCGAACTGCGGGACTGACTGTCCTTCCAGTCCAAATCGGCCTTGGTATAGGGTACTTCCGGCTTGATTTCATACAGGTCGGCGCCCGCCGCCTCCGCCAGTTTCTTGGCAAGTTCGGATGTAACCCCGCTTGCTGAAAAATACGCGACTAATTTTTTGCCCATACTTCACACTCCTTATTATTGCGGACTTGCCCGGCTACTTTGAGGACTTATACTTCCCGCTGGCGATTCCGTCATCCACATACCGGAGCCGCCGGGAAAGATCCCGGGCCAGGTTCATCAGCATAAGGGAAAAGGCTTTGATATCCAGCTTGTAAATGCTCCGCAGGGCCCGGTTGGAGATGGACATAACCCGGGTGGGAGTCAGGGCTTTGATGGTGGCCGCCGAGGGCATCACGTCAAGGACTTCCATCTCCCCAAAGGCGTCCCCCTCTTTAAATTCAAAGAGGACGATGCCGGTCTTCTCCGCCGCTACCCGGCCTTCCAGGATAAAGCGGATCTTATCATTGGGCTCACCCTCAACGATGATAGCATCTCCGGGCGCATAGTCTTCCTGTTCCATTAGAGGCATGATCTGGTCGATCTGGTCCTCTAAAAGACCGCCGAACAGTGAATATTTCTGCAAGGATGAAGGACTCACCATAGACTACCCCCTTTACACATTGAATTTGAAAAACATCACATCCCCATCACGGACGATATATTCCTTCCCTTCGATGCGGTACTTCCCGGCTTCTTTGATCTTCGCCTCAGTACCGTACTTAACAATATCTTCATACGAATATACTTCTGCTTTGATAAATCCCTTTTCAAAATCGGTGTGAATAACCCCCGCAGCCTTGGGGGCAGTATCCCCGATATGCACGGTCCAGGCCCGGCACTCATCCGTCCCGGCGGTAAAAAAGGTCTGGAGCCCCAAGAGCCGGTACGCCGCATGAACCAGGGCGCCCAGGCCGGATTCCGTGAGCCCCAGCTCTTCCAGAAAGGCGAGTTTGTCAGCCGGGTCATCGATGTCCGCCAGTTCCGCTTCGAACTTCCCGCAGATGATCACCGCCTCGGAATTTTCAGCGGCGGCCCGGGCCTTTACCCTATCGATGTAGTTGTTGCCGCCCTTACCCGCCGAAATAGCCTTCATCGTTTCCTCGTCCACGTTACAGACGTAGAGCTGGGGTTTGGCGGAAATAAAGTGACAGTCGTAGACCGCAGCCCGCTCATCGTCGCTCAGGTCCGCCTGCCGGGCGGGTTTTCCCGCTTCCAGCAGGGGGCCGATTTTGTCCAGGGCGGACAGAACCGTCTCGGCGCTTTTCTGTTCCCCCTTCGCCTGCACCTTGAGGGACCGTTCCGCCCGCTCCCGGCGTTTGGCAAGGGTCTCAAGATCCGCCAGGGCCAGTTCGACGTTTATGGTTTCCATATCGGAATCGGGGTCTACCTTATTGGACACATGGATGATATCGGGGTCGTCAAAACAGCGGACCACCTGGGCTATCACCCCCACCTCCCGGATATGGGACAGAAACTGGTTCCCCAGCCCCTCACCCTTGGAGGCGCCCTTCACCAGACCGGCAATATCCACAAACTCCACCGCCGCCGGGATGATCCGTTCAGGCTTAAACAGGGCGGAAAGCTCGGAAAGCCGGGGATCCGGTACGTCGACGATCCCCACGTTGGGATTAATGGTGCAGAAGGGATAATTCGCCGCTTCCGCCGGCGCCGAGCTCAGGGCTGAAAAGATAGTAGACTTTCCCACATTGGGAAGCCCCACGATGCCGCAGTTAAGTGCCATACTTCCTATTGTACGGGACCCTTAGCCTAGGGTCAACACTTAAATACTTTTGTCCCGATTGTTCCTTTATTGCATTTTGTTGATTTTTACTTCAACCAGTGATAATATATAAACAATGATAAGAACATCGAAGGCTTTTACAATTGAAATTGACGATACGAACGCGGCGGTTGGCGATATACTTTCTCAGCTTGATTTGGATCACCTGAGTAAGCATTCTGTCGGCATTATTACCTGTTTCCCCGATTTTATCAGTTCCGGGGTAATCGCCGCTTTGGCGGAGAAGCTGCCCTTCCCCTTGGCAGGAACCACCACCCTGGCGGGTTCGACCAACGGCGCCATGGGCGAAATGCTTCTCATCCTTACGGTACTCACCAGCGATGATGTGGAATTCAGCGTCGGCCTGACCGGGCCTATTAGCGGCGAGGATGAAAAGCCCCTGCGCCAGGCCTGGGAAAAGGCTGTGGCCGGACGGGCGGAAAAACCTGCCTTAATGCTGAGTTTTGCCCCCCTGCTGCTCAATGTGTCGGGGGACTTTTTTGTGGAGGCATGGTCCGCCATTACGGACAATGTGCCTAACTTCGGTACCTTAGCGGTGGATAACAACCCCGATTACCATGAAGCCCAGACCATTTACGGCGGTCTGGCGTACCGGGATCGGTATGTGTTTATCCTCTGTTACGGAAAGCTTGATCCCCACTTTTTTGTCGGCGGCATTTCCGAGTCGAAGGCCTTTCGGGATAAGGGTGTGGTCACCGCATCAAAGGGCAACCTTTTAAGCGGCGTCAACGGCGTTTCCGTGGCGGCCTATTTGAAGGGCCTGGGGCTTGAAACCGACGAGAAGGGCGATATAACCGGGATCAATTCCTTTCCTTTTATTCTGAATTATAACGATGGGACCCGGCCTATTATCCGGGTAATGTTCGCCATTGCTCCCGACGGTTCGGCGGTCTGCGGCGGCTATGTCCCCGAGGGAGCTACGCTGATGGTGGGCGCCATTACTGCCGAGGAAGTACTTACCACCACCGAGGCGGTGCTGAAAGAGGCCCTTGCTTCCGGAAAGGAACGATCCTGGCTGATGTTCAGCTGTGTAGGCCGTTTCTTTGCCCAGGGCTTCAATACCACTGCGGAGATGGAGAAGGTAGAATCCGTACTCGGCGCCACATCCTTCCACCTTGCCTATTCCGGGACGGAACTCTGCCCGGTTTACGGAAAGAACGGAGCCTTAACCAACCGCAGCCATAACGATACCATGGTGATCTGTGTCCTCTGAACTGGAACAGGCTCAGCTGCAAATACGGAAACTTGAGAGGGAGCTCAAGCAGGCCAATACTATTATTGAGCGCAATAAAATAGTAGCCGCAGCCAAGGATAATTTAAGTAAGATAATTTCGGACAGTAAATCGGAGCTGGAAAAATACATGAACCTGCTCCTGGAGAATTGTCCTGATATTATTATTCTCTTTGATCGGGACGGAAAAATTGTTTACTGTACCGATATTTTTCTCAAGGCCATCCGTGTTCCCGCCTTCGCCATGATCCAGGGAATGCACTATGAGGATCTGCTGAAGGAATATA encodes:
- a CDS encoding HD-GYP domain-containing protein is translated as MIHKEIQDHFIENAETYTRLTNEKLPRGLNADEIIKTMIERTGKCRIIMVENNTFIDENLKPVFADPAALAEAEADELFAFACRLYSVPYLGDEGKSVDQFLALELFKALAVNAQATGKIERELQCQYIIGEICHYLNGIMFTAEAIEAMHRVLDLAGDYVSIKDKKTRYYAVAAYRGLTACLFNYGSYREFFDTVDKAVLFYARQDVRSLDPDFPWDELTNKVYKLQGWVGSHLEFGVGKPIDEDLAERNYQVLVQGFDSRELGILHGSDREKRRAVIGEETKKTEKENGMTIACYAVSAFHTGHITMEQYLDILRDCLAVQFEWQDPPRDFVVTNNRINVVITCSALLARYLNRISSSHEELPGVALALFKFLRGISLVDLSVIEAMGDELQCVMDNALDIQNRREYIDLILKTTTHNHLPTYVHSMMVARMITLITKYFIDHDPAKLINMRGAKTAEEVVALEEEILEEANLAGMAHDVGKISYIQAVSVTSRRLTDNEFGMIKRHPGGGFKFLDKEIYGSIPDVVRGHHKDHNGKRGYPPDFDNTTSPYQFMIDICTIADCIDAATDTIGRSYQINRTADFIMNELIELAGDRYSTEAVEALKDPEIRSQITDALNNYRREAYYKAYQEML
- a CDS encoding ABC transporter permease produces the protein MAGYFIKRILLALATLLLVICLTFILMNTVPGGPFLGEKAISARVLAELEAKYGLDKPLPVQLKNYVLGLLRGDMGVSLKMQKNRPVRIIIGEMFPVSAKIGAIALLWATIVGISLGCLAAYTRGRWEDSLLQVVTTLGVAFPVFVSATALLVLFAGGVFHVFPSSGISRGPISYVLPCFTLGLTPMCSIARYTRSSMLDVLNKEYIKTVRAYGHPVSHLIFKHALRNALIPVVTYMGPLIAAVLTGTFVVESVFNIPGLGRYFIQSIQNRDYPLIMGTTIFFAALVILMSVLVDLIYKIIDPRIQFSNEAG
- a CDS encoding ABC transporter permease — its product is MEALDFTPATREEKEAFTPQHKSVSYWEDAWRRLKKNHVAMVSLGVIIFLIVFAYAGPLFVAYTYDEQVRGSENLAPLANSPLELEKIAKGEGVFPHVFGTDTLGRDIFVRVMFGTRVSMLIGVMAAILTLLIGVVYGSISGFIGGRTDLVMMRIVDIIYSVPDVLVVLLLAVTLKPLLSSFADANQTNLMGRLVISLGPSIIAIFIAFALLYWTTLARIVRGQILQLKQQEYVIAAVALGARDSRIILKHLLPNCVGSLVAATCLQIPIAIFLESFLSFLGLGVNAPMTSLGSLSADALGGMYTYTYRLIIPALILCLLILSFNLFGDGLRDALDPRLKK
- a CDS encoding ABC transporter ATP-binding protein — protein: MVEDTLLDVHDLQVSFFTPVGEVKAVGGISYILKYGEVMGIVGESGSGKSVEAYSILGILDSPGKVVGGSINFEGRDLLGYSAKEMETIRGNRMSMIFQNPMESLNPVYTIGNQLIDVLRIHSADTAKGTAKISVQAARERAIEMLRLVGITHPEQRMGQYPYELSGGMRQRVMIAMALLCEPQLLIADEPTTALDVTIQAQILELMKDIKEKTRMAVIFITHNLAVIAEICDTVLVMYGGHIAEQGTVEDIFYAPAHPYTRGLLRSMPRIDAEEATRLIPIEGTPINMLDPNPGCPFAPRCESCMRICIQQLPPETVLDSPPGSPPLREHRVACWLPIQERSLQGQKEPQP
- a CDS encoding ABC transporter ATP-binding protein, giving the protein MTRLIELENLKKRFRVKEAWGKVRYIHAVENVPLYIDQGETLGLVGESGCGKTTLGRTILRLHEPSSGKIFFRGQDITHADMLPYRRKMQIIFQDPSSSLNPRMTVGEIVGEPIDIHHLAASKAERKDRINYLLSRVGLNSEHANRYPHEFSGGQQQRIGIARALAVEPEFIVCDEPVSALDVSIQSQIVNMLEDMQRELGLTYLFIAHDISVVRHISRRIAVMYLGNLVELADSNELYKNPLHPYTKTLLQAVPIPDPRITRSRQRIILNGEIPSPMDLPPGCRFSTLCPNAMKRCSETAPVLTEAAPGHQAACHLFA
- a CDS encoding type II toxin-antitoxin system HicB family antitoxin translates to MELQYTYWQEDDGWYIGYFDNFPDHPTQGQTIEELELMLKDLYDCLELSKYHKAKLFIA
- a CDS encoding type II toxin-antitoxin system HicA family toxin, which encodes MKRVDLIKVITNNGAVFVRHGGGHDVYKQPKTGKQDAIPRHTEIKEYVAKSIIKNLS
- a CDS encoding peptide ABC transporter substrate-binding protein — translated: MKKNSILPVLLVLVTALVVTGCGGKKPAAAAGGTQMTIVVGSEPNTIDPALNSAVDGAIYLVQSFEGLYKYEDNGKGNAALVPGQAESAPEKTVNPDGSVTYLFKLRNNLKWSDGQAFTAKDFVYGWQRLVDPDTAADYNYMIDMVKNANEIMEGELDKSQLGIRAIDDRTLEIILTYDCPYFFEIAAFPAAFPVRADVIAKAADQWTFSPATYIGNGPYRLKEWVHNSYLLYEKNPNYYEPVIGPDTLRFALMDDDNAILSGFRSGDIDFAENPPVDEIPTLLSSGDLSVADYLGTYFVTFNNQKAPFNDARVRRAFSLAIDRNYLVDQISRTGEKPAAGFVPSGISDAAGPGSDFREVGKDYYSINSADYNSNSAEAKRLLAEAGYPEGRGFPVVEYLYNTSDQHRAIGEAMQNMWRTVLGVNVTLSNQDWAVFIDNRKLGNYIFARHGWIADYNDPISFLDLFVTGGGNNDPQYSNSRYDALVAAAKATSVPEERFRFMHQAEDIFMKEDAAVAPIYFYTQPYLSKPGIKGLYYTPLGFFFYKNVTGL